In the genome of Solibacillus silvestris, one region contains:
- a CDS encoding acyl-CoA dehydrogenase, translating into MDFRLSEDIELLREGVRKFIYEEVEPVAMEIEENDQIPEHIVEMSKDMGLFGLSIPEQYGGLELDMVGKCAIFEEIGKTHNGYTTLIGAHNGIGSVGIIELGNEQQKQKYLPKMATGEWIGAFALTEPTAGSNALSMKTTAVKKGDKYILNGSKHYITNAVDGHVFTVMAVTDREKGAKGITSFIVEKDMPGFVLGAVENKMGLRGSHSAELFFDNLEVPAENVLGEEGMGYVNALKILANGRAGLAARNLGSCEKLLEHSISYAHEREQFGQPIIEFQAVQHMLAEMSMQTEALRALTYKVAWQTDQGVRNVKESAMVKLFASEVYNKVADLAVQIHGGMGYVRDYPIERYYRDARITKIYEGTSEIQKNIISGELRRAFKGSKLAVR; encoded by the coding sequence ATGGATTTTAGATTAAGTGAAGATATCGAACTATTACGTGAAGGGGTTCGCAAATTTATATATGAAGAAGTAGAGCCGGTTGCAATGGAAATTGAGGAAAACGACCAGATTCCGGAACATATTGTTGAAATGTCAAAGGATATGGGGCTGTTCGGTTTAAGCATTCCGGAGCAATATGGCGGACTTGAACTCGATATGGTCGGAAAGTGTGCCATTTTTGAAGAAATCGGAAAAACGCATAACGGTTATACAACATTAATCGGGGCACATAACGGCATTGGCAGTGTAGGAATTATCGAACTCGGAAATGAGCAGCAAAAGCAAAAGTATCTTCCTAAAATGGCGACCGGCGAATGGATTGGAGCATTTGCTTTAACAGAACCGACAGCAGGATCGAATGCATTAAGCATGAAAACGACAGCTGTTAAAAAAGGTGATAAATATATTTTAAATGGTTCAAAACATTATATTACAAATGCAGTTGATGGACATGTTTTTACCGTAATGGCAGTAACGGACCGTGAAAAAGGTGCAAAGGGTATTACATCATTCATCGTGGAAAAGGACATGCCAGGGTTTGTCCTTGGAGCAGTAGAAAACAAAATGGGCTTGCGAGGTTCCCATTCGGCCGAGCTGTTCTTCGATAACTTGGAAGTGCCGGCAGAAAACGTGCTAGGTGAAGAAGGCATGGGCTATGTGAATGCACTGAAAATATTAGCAAACGGCCGCGCAGGATTAGCTGCCCGTAACTTAGGATCATGCGAGAAATTATTGGAACATTCAATCAGTTATGCCCATGAGCGTGAACAATTCGGTCAGCCGATTATCGAGTTCCAGGCAGTACAGCATATGCTAGCTGAAATGAGCATGCAAACAGAAGCATTACGTGCATTAACATATAAAGTCGCTTGGCAGACGGACCAAGGCGTTCGAAATGTGAAAGAGTCGGCAATGGTCAAACTGTTCGCTTCGGAAGTTTACAACAAAGTAGCCGATCTTGCCGTACAGATTCACGGTGGTATGGGCTATGTAAGAGATTATCCGATTGAACGCTATTACCGCGATGCAAGAATAACGAAAATTTATGAAGGTACATCGGAAATTCAGAAAAATATTATTAGCGGCGAACTGCGCAGAGCATTTAAAGGCAGTAAGTTAGCGGTAAGGTAA
- a CDS encoding formyl-CoA transferase, whose translation MRLPLEGFKVLDLSRTLAGPYATMMLADMGADVIKVEEPSSGDESRRFTPPKWNDESCYYLAANRNKRGITVNLKSSEGIEIIKELVKDADVLVENFRTGTMEKLGLGYETLKEINPKLIFCSISGFGRTGPEKNRAGYDVLLQAFAGLMSITGEEDRPAKAGMSIADLTTGMFAAFGIVSALHASKSTGIGQYLDISLLDSQVALLNHMAVGYMAEGTYPKRMGTAHGSLVPYRAFKTGDHDVVIAVANDGLWNKMCTALGWTDMENEEKFKLNADRVKYRDELETMIQERFLQMSSEEITGKLDRAGVPCGPIQTIDQVLKHPQVIAREMMIDIEHPNVPNLKVPAFPVKFSETKPQVRYAPPLLGEHSEEVLRSLGYSDEKIRELIENNVI comes from the coding sequence GTGAGACTACCATTGGAAGGATTTAAAGTACTGGATTTGTCCCGGACACTGGCAGGACCTTATGCAACAATGATGCTTGCCGATATGGGAGCGGATGTTATCAAGGTGGAAGAACCGTCTTCTGGCGACGAATCAAGAAGATTTACGCCACCAAAGTGGAATGACGAAAGTTGCTACTACTTAGCGGCTAATCGCAATAAAAGAGGGATAACGGTCAATTTAAAATCTTCGGAAGGCATTGAGATTATTAAAGAGCTCGTAAAGGACGCTGACGTTCTTGTTGAAAACTTCCGGACTGGGACGATGGAAAAACTCGGCCTAGGTTATGAAACATTAAAAGAAATTAATCCGAAGCTAATATTTTGTTCCATTTCGGGATTCGGACGTACGGGGCCCGAAAAAAACCGCGCCGGCTACGATGTTCTGTTGCAGGCATTCGCAGGTCTGATGAGTATTACAGGTGAGGAGGACAGACCGGCTAAAGCAGGGATGTCCATTGCGGATTTAACGACAGGCATGTTTGCGGCATTTGGCATTGTGAGTGCGCTGCATGCATCAAAAAGTACAGGAATCGGTCAGTACTTGGATATCAGTTTACTCGATAGCCAAGTGGCGCTATTAAATCATATGGCAGTCGGCTACATGGCGGAGGGTACGTACCCGAAACGCATGGGTACTGCACATGGTTCACTCGTACCGTATCGGGCATTCAAGACCGGCGATCATGATGTCGTCATCGCGGTTGCAAATGATGGTCTATGGAATAAAATGTGCACAGCATTAGGATGGACTGATATGGAAAACGAAGAGAAATTCAAGCTAAATGCCGATCGTGTGAAATACCGTGATGAACTGGAAACAATGATTCAAGAACGTTTCCTTCAAATGTCCAGTGAAGAAATTACAGGAAAACTCGATCGTGCGGGCGTGCCATGTGGTCCAATTCAAACAATTGATCAAGTATTAAAGCACCCGCAAGTCATTGCACGAGAAATGATGATCGATATAGAGCATCCGAATGTGCCGAATTTAAAAGTACCTGCATTTCCGGTGAAATTCTCGGAAACGAAGCCTCAAGTCAGATATGCCCCTCCTTTATTGGGAGAGCATTCGGAAGAAGTATTGCGCAGTCTCGGATACAGTGATGAAAAAATTAGAGAACTCATTGAAAACAATGTAATTTAA
- a CDS encoding histidine--tRNA ligase (catalyzes a two-step reaction, first charging a histidine molecule by linking its carboxyl group to the alpha-phosphate of ATP, followed by transfer of the aminoacyl-adenylate to its tRNA; class II aminoacyl-tRNA synthetase; forms homodimers; some organisms have a paralogous gene, hisZ, that is similar to hisS and produces a protein that performs the first step in histidine biosynthesis along with HisG) yields the protein MKKMDYQNVKGTQDYLPAQEVVRRNIRHTLEDTFILYGCKPLETPILNYTKLMASKYAGGAEILKEMYTLTDRGERDLALRYDLTIPFAKVIAMNPQLSMPFKRYEIGKVFRDGPIKAGRFREFTQCDVDVVGIESQSAEAELMMMTIDAFNKLNIEMLIQFNNRKLLAGLLQYFKVPQLKINSVILILDKMEKIDQVTLLKELEEQNLSPTTIELIKHFLNANPTIAYFEKYREENELIKQGYEELIELQDYLQVLNVGESCVFNPFLARGLEIYTGTIYELFLKDGVIKSSIGGGGRYDNAIGGLIGSEEKFSTVGISFGLDVIYTAMEQRENSADQALVDIFIIPLNTEKEALRLAWQLRQQGNRVEVELSGKKLRKAMEKANRENIRKVIILGENEIHTKRYEMKDMQTGEVEQFEIL from the coding sequence ATGAAAAAAATGGACTATCAAAATGTAAAAGGAACACAGGATTACTTGCCGGCTCAGGAAGTTGTAAGACGCAACATTCGGCACACTTTAGAAGATACGTTTATATTGTACGGATGTAAGCCATTGGAGACGCCGATATTAAACTATACAAAGTTAATGGCTTCCAAATATGCAGGCGGGGCTGAAATATTAAAGGAAATGTACACATTAACAGATCGAGGAGAACGTGATTTAGCGCTTCGTTATGATTTGACGATACCTTTTGCGAAAGTAATTGCGATGAATCCACAGCTTTCAATGCCATTTAAGCGCTATGAAATCGGAAAAGTCTTTCGGGATGGACCGATTAAAGCAGGGAGATTTAGAGAATTTACTCAATGCGATGTGGATGTAGTCGGTATCGAATCACAGTCTGCAGAAGCTGAACTGATGATGATGACAATCGATGCTTTTAACAAGCTAAATATTGAGATGTTGATTCAATTCAATAATCGCAAGCTATTGGCAGGGTTATTGCAATACTTTAAAGTCCCTCAACTAAAAATAAATAGCGTCATTCTCATACTGGACAAAATGGAGAAAATAGACCAAGTTACTTTACTGAAAGAACTGGAAGAACAGAACCTTTCACCTACAACGATTGAGTTAATTAAGCACTTTTTAAATGCCAATCCGACAATTGCCTATTTTGAGAAGTACCGAGAGGAAAATGAATTAATTAAACAAGGCTATGAAGAATTAATCGAGCTTCAGGATTATTTACAAGTTTTAAATGTTGGTGAAAGTTGTGTGTTTAATCCATTTCTAGCTCGAGGTCTGGAAATATACACAGGTACCATTTATGAGCTATTTCTAAAAGATGGTGTAATTAAATCAAGTATTGGAGGCGGAGGCCGTTACGATAATGCAATTGGAGGATTGATCGGTTCAGAGGAAAAGTTTTCGACTGTAGGCATCTCATTTGGTTTGGATGTTATTTATACAGCGATGGAGCAAAGAGAAAATAGTGCAGATCAGGCGTTGGTGGATATTTTTATTATTCCATTAAATACGGAAAAGGAAGCACTGCGTTTAGCATGGCAATTACGTCAGCAGGGAAATCGTGTAGAAGTTGAACTGAGTGGTAAGAAATTGCGGAAAGCAATGGAAAAGGCAAACCGTGAAAATATCCGGAAAGTTATCATTTTAGGAGAAAATGAAATTCACACAAAACGATATGAAATGAAAGATATGCAAACAGGAGAAGTGGAGCAATTTGAAATACTGTAA
- a CDS encoding glycine/betaine ABC transporter permease, giving the protein MKGKYFSNTVFTVSAVFILICVIFGSIAPEAFSNVATYLFGLTTDYFGWFYLLSVFIIIVFLLVLAISKYGKIRLGGKDAQPEFKFHTWIALLFAGGLGIGLVFWGVAEPMSHYFKTPFNDVQAQTTDAARLAMGYAFFHWGISQWSVFAIIGLVMAYMQFNKKRDLLISTALEPVTGTNQGIKNTVDILAVIATVMGVATSIGLGVLQTNGGLNAVFNTPISIWVQLAIIGVVFIGYMASSISGLQKGIRILSNVNMYLALILLVFVFVTGPTVFILESFVLAISDYITNFVQYSLRLQPYAGGTWVKDWTIFYWAWAIAWSPFVGSFVARVSKGRTIREFIVGVLIIPPVISCFWIAVFGGSALYFDLNKGTTIAEAVDTDLTVALFLMLEQLPLTTIASILGIVLIVIFLITSGDTATFIMASMTDKGTMNPHNRLKVIWGVLIAAIASVLLFSGGLEALQTASLISALPFTVVMLLLILSFFKMIRHEVIPITKRDVRHHKRIMEHIEKTENNLNK; this is encoded by the coding sequence ATGAAAGGGAAATATTTTTCGAATACTGTATTTACAGTTTCAGCAGTATTTATATTAATCTGTGTTATTTTTGGAAGCATCGCACCAGAAGCGTTCAGTAATGTTGCTACATATTTATTTGGTTTGACAACCGACTATTTTGGCTGGTTTTACTTGCTCTCCGTTTTTATTATTATTGTATTTCTTTTAGTGCTGGCTATTTCCAAGTACGGGAAAATCCGTTTAGGAGGAAAAGATGCACAACCGGAATTTAAATTCCATACATGGATTGCGCTGTTATTTGCAGGTGGCCTTGGAATTGGGTTAGTTTTCTGGGGTGTGGCCGAGCCGATGAGTCATTACTTTAAAACACCATTTAACGATGTCCAGGCGCAAACAACGGATGCGGCCCGTCTTGCAATGGGCTATGCCTTTTTCCACTGGGGGATTAGCCAATGGTCCGTATTTGCGATCATTGGGTTAGTTATGGCCTATATGCAATTCAACAAAAAAAGAGATTTGTTAATATCTACGGCGTTAGAGCCTGTCACAGGAACAAATCAGGGCATTAAAAATACAGTTGATATATTGGCTGTTATTGCTACAGTAATGGGTGTTGCTACGTCAATCGGATTAGGTGTTCTGCAAACGAACGGTGGTTTAAATGCCGTCTTTAATACACCGATTTCCATTTGGGTCCAGTTAGCAATTATAGGGGTAGTTTTCATTGGATATATGGCATCTTCTATAAGCGGTCTACAAAAGGGGATTCGTATATTGAGTAATGTAAACATGTACTTGGCCTTGATTTTACTAGTATTTGTTTTTGTTACAGGCCCTACAGTTTTCATATTGGAAAGTTTCGTTTTAGCAATCAGTGATTATATTACGAATTTCGTACAGTATAGCCTACGTTTGCAGCCGTATGCAGGGGGAACGTGGGTGAAGGATTGGACAATTTTCTATTGGGCGTGGGCGATTGCCTGGTCACCTTTTGTCGGATCGTTCGTAGCACGTGTATCGAAAGGGCGTACAATCCGTGAATTTATCGTCGGCGTTTTAATCATTCCGCCGGTTATCTCTTGTTTCTGGATTGCGGTATTTGGCGGTTCAGCACTTTACTTTGATTTGAACAAAGGCACAACAATCGCCGAAGCAGTTGATACTGATCTGACTGTCGCCTTGTTCCTTATGCTGGAACAGCTTCCGTTAACAACGATCGCCTCGATTTTAGGGATTGTTTTAATTGTTATTTTCCTTATTACATCAGGAGATACAGCTACATTTATTATGGCAAGTATGACGGATAAAGGGACAATGAACCCTCATAATCGATTAAAAGTAATATGGGGTGTATTAATCGCTGCGATTGCAAGTGTACTATTGTTTTCAGGCGGGCTCGAAGCATTGCAAACAGCTTCCCTCATATCAGCCCTTCCTTTTACTGTCGTCATGCTCTTACTCATTTTATCCTTCTTTAAAATGATCCGACATGAAGTCATTCCCATTACGAAGCGGGATGTCCGTCATCATAAACGAATTATGGAACATATCGAAAAAACCGAAAATAATTTAAACAAATAG
- a CDS encoding chemotaxis protein — protein sequence MKLKQKILILALLPLILAVCIIAYNISQLMSLNASTEEVVDSLVAVEELNSSVQSLQKSLSVYSINVSENNKYNIETDLARTEEIYNSLQSSFSTDRQRQISAQFEEKFTKIAEATTASLQETNVAEIKRQSQRTRGIVNDVIELKRDVSANYTAMQQELGNKINAITWISIISAVALIIVSVVSALYFTNRIVGRISRLTAGAKEIAAGNLNVQFEDKVSDDEVGELQVSFRQMTGNLKEIITHVSDSSDQVAASAEELMASADETMLGTELISTSIQNVSDAADKQKEMSNASASFAHKVLEEAEEIANQANQATTLSNSTNEKIEKGSVYVENTVSQMNLIQSTVDETADSLTLLASRTTEIVNILKLVQDISDQTNLLALNAAIEAARAGEAGKGFAVVADEVKKLSEQTKQSVSDISRIAVEIENDTTTTVASIQQVKDRVNAGITISYDTKATFDEILAIIGQVQNQVTEITAVSDSIHSKMATVSEQSLQMAAVSETTADNAVSVASASEEQLASMSEVNTAAGSLAHLAEELQGIVAKFRT from the coding sequence GTGAAATTAAAACAAAAAATATTAATATTGGCATTGTTACCGCTAATATTAGCTGTCTGTATTATCGCTTATAATATTAGTCAGCTTATGAGCCTGAATGCATCAACCGAAGAAGTGGTGGATTCCTTGGTTGCTGTTGAGGAATTAAACAGCTCGGTACAAAGCCTGCAGAAATCATTGAGCGTCTATTCGATCAATGTGTCAGAAAACAACAAGTATAATATTGAAACAGATTTAGCACGAACAGAAGAAATATACAATAGTCTGCAAAGCAGTTTTTCAACAGATCGCCAACGTCAGATTAGTGCACAATTTGAAGAAAAATTCACTAAAATTGCTGAAGCGACTACAGCTTCCCTACAGGAAACAAATGTGGCGGAAATTAAGCGCCAATCCCAGCGTACACGAGGAATTGTTAATGATGTAATCGAGTTGAAACGTGATGTCAGTGCAAACTATACCGCAATGCAGCAAGAGCTTGGCAATAAAATTAATGCCATTACATGGATTTCCATTATTTCAGCGGTCGCACTGATTATTGTAAGCGTTGTATCGGCCCTGTATTTTACAAACAGAATTGTTGGCCGCATTAGTCGATTAACTGCAGGTGCAAAAGAAATTGCTGCAGGGAATTTAAATGTGCAGTTTGAGGATAAAGTGTCTGACGATGAAGTTGGCGAACTGCAGGTTTCATTCCGCCAAATGACCGGCAACTTAAAGGAAATCATTACACATGTATCGGACAGTTCAGATCAGGTTGCAGCATCTGCCGAGGAACTGATGGCCAGTGCCGATGAAACAATGCTTGGCACAGAACTGATTTCCACTTCCATTCAAAATGTATCGGATGCAGCGGACAAGCAAAAAGAAATGTCGAACGCCTCTGCCTCCTTTGCACATAAAGTATTAGAAGAAGCTGAGGAAATTGCGAATCAGGCGAATCAGGCAACAACATTGTCTAATTCTACAAATGAAAAAATTGAAAAAGGTTCGGTATATGTTGAAAACACTGTATCTCAAATGAATCTCATTCAATCAACAGTCGATGAAACAGCTGATTCTTTAACACTTCTTGCTAGCCGTACGACTGAGATCGTCAATATACTAAAGCTTGTACAGGATATTTCCGATCAGACGAACCTGCTTGCCTTGAATGCTGCAATCGAAGCAGCGCGTGCGGGTGAAGCTGGTAAAGGCTTTGCCGTTGTCGCGGATGAAGTGAAAAAACTGTCCGAGCAGACGAAGCAGTCGGTATCCGATATTTCGCGAATTGCCGTTGAGATTGAAAATGATACGACGACAACCGTTGCATCTATTCAGCAAGTGAAGGATCGCGTCAATGCGGGGATCACAATTTCGTATGATACGAAGGCAACGTTTGATGAAATTCTGGCTATTATCGGTCAGGTACAAAACCAGGTAACCGAGATTACAGCTGTGTCTGATAGTATTCATTCGAAAATGGCAACTGTATCAGAGCAATCACTGCAAATGGCGGCAGTCTCCGAAACTACGGCCGATAATGCCGTGTCGGTCGCATCCGCTTCAGAAGAGCAGCTTGCCTCGATGTCAGAAGTAAATACCGCAGCAGGTTCCCTTGCCCATCTTGCCGAAGAGCTGCAAGGTATTGTGGCGAAGTTTAGAACTTAA
- a CDS encoding ABC transporter substrate-binding protein, whose product MKRRWLFLMSLLVVVVLSACSQKSEEEKKERVKIGVMLSDAGLGDQSFSDIAFEGLEKARDELNITFDYRELEFTGTYKQGLEELVEEGQDLIIGIGFTVQEDMEAVAAANPDEQFLLIDAVSDLPNVHNITFKEDEGSYLLGALAAMKSDSNSIGFIGGVENEVIERFETGFKAGAKQVNPDTEVLSVYAGNFGDDQLGASIAQDMIEQGADFIYPAAGFTGVGSILAAQEAGVYAFGVDSDQFFLAEDTIVSSMLKRVDTAVYQAIKEVSETGTLSEKDKVLGIKENGVSLAPIRVVNLTAQEQKQIENLQQELADGQLTIK is encoded by the coding sequence ATGAAAAGAAGATGGTTGTTTTTGATGAGTCTTCTCGTTGTAGTCGTGCTCTCTGCCTGCTCACAGAAGTCAGAGGAAGAGAAAAAGGAACGGGTGAAAATTGGGGTCATGCTGTCAGATGCAGGACTTGGTGATCAGTCATTTTCAGATATTGCTTTTGAAGGTCTCGAAAAAGCACGCGATGAATTAAATATAACATTTGATTACCGTGAACTTGAATTTACCGGTACATATAAGCAAGGGCTGGAAGAGCTCGTTGAGGAAGGTCAGGATCTGATCATTGGAATCGGGTTTACGGTCCAGGAGGATATGGAGGCCGTTGCCGCTGCCAATCCGGACGAGCAGTTTTTATTGATCGATGCTGTGTCGGACTTGCCGAATGTTCATAACATAACATTTAAAGAAGATGAAGGTTCCTACTTACTCGGTGCACTCGCTGCGATGAAATCAGACAGCAATTCAATCGGATTTATCGGTGGTGTTGAAAATGAGGTAATCGAACGTTTTGAAACCGGGTTTAAAGCAGGTGCCAAACAAGTAAATCCCGATACAGAAGTGCTATCCGTTTATGCGGGGAATTTCGGTGATGATCAGCTTGGTGCTTCCATTGCACAGGATATGATTGAACAAGGCGCGGACTTTATTTATCCCGCTGCAGGCTTTACAGGTGTTGGCTCCATTTTAGCGGCACAGGAAGCCGGTGTATATGCATTCGGCGTGGACAGCGATCAGTTTTTCCTTGCTGAAGATACGATTGTTTCTTCCATGCTGAAACGGGTAGATACAGCTGTTTATCAGGCAATTAAAGAAGTTTCGGAAACGGGGACCCTTTCGGAAAAAGATAAAGTGCTTGGCATTAAAGAAAATGGTGTAAGTCTAGCACCAATCCGTGTCGTGAATTTAACTGCACAGGAACAAAAGCAAATTGAAAACCTACAGCAGGAGCTTGCGGACGGGCAACTGACGATTAAGTAG
- the gabD gene encoding NAD-dependent succinate-semialdehyde dehydrogenase (catalyzes the formation of succinate from succinate semialdehyde; NADP dependent) — MYVNGEWIQTDFILEVLNPVDGQKVGEVFQVGSEETKEAIDAASEAFKQWSKLTADTRANYLHQLADQLVERKEHFAQIITKEMGKPIVNARYEVDSAVSYFKWFAEEARRVYGEIIPSPVPNKRISVIKQPLGVVAAITPWNFPLSMVARKLGPALAVGCTVVLRPSREAPLSSLELIKLMDEIGFPKGVVNLLIGGTNEIVGPIMESKTVRKVTFTGSTDVGKILVKQAADTLKRVSMELGGHAPFIVFEDADLDLAVEGAIKSKFSSAGQQCVCSNRIYVHETIYDEFARKFTERSKALVVGDGIDESTNIGPLVNEAAVEKVDSQVQDAVAKGALVLCGGNNYNEGSLSKGSFYAPTVLGNVTEEMVITYEETFGPVAPLIKFSDEDEVIQKANDIEYGLVAYFYTNDGSRVHRVAEKLEYGMVGINDAAPFTAQAPFGGIKESGSGREGGRQGIEDYIDIKTISHQIQL; from the coding sequence ATGTATGTTAACGGTGAATGGATTCAAACGGATTTTATTTTGGAAGTGCTTAATCCTGTAGATGGTCAAAAGGTAGGAGAAGTTTTTCAAGTTGGAAGCGAAGAAACAAAAGAGGCGATTGATGCAGCAAGCGAAGCGTTCAAACAATGGTCGAAGCTAACGGCAGACACGCGCGCCAATTACTTGCATCAACTGGCGGATCAACTCGTCGAACGAAAAGAACACTTTGCCCAAATCATTACGAAGGAGATGGGAAAACCGATTGTCAATGCACGTTATGAAGTGGATAGCGCGGTATCTTACTTCAAATGGTTTGCCGAAGAAGCGCGTCGCGTATATGGAGAAATTATCCCGAGTCCTGTACCGAATAAACGAATTTCTGTCATTAAACAACCATTAGGCGTAGTTGCGGCAATTACTCCGTGGAACTTCCCGTTATCGATGGTTGCACGGAAACTGGGACCGGCATTGGCGGTAGGTTGCACAGTCGTACTTAGACCTTCAAGGGAAGCACCATTATCTTCACTGGAACTTATTAAATTAATGGATGAAATCGGTTTTCCGAAAGGTGTCGTCAATTTACTGATTGGCGGAACTAACGAAATCGTCGGTCCGATTATGGAAAGCAAAACGGTAAGAAAGGTCACGTTTACCGGCTCAACGGATGTCGGTAAGATCCTCGTAAAGCAGGCGGCCGACACGTTAAAGAGAGTTTCGATGGAGCTTGGCGGACATGCACCTTTTATCGTGTTCGAAGATGCAGATCTTGATCTCGCGGTTGAAGGGGCTATTAAAAGTAAATTCTCTTCTGCCGGACAGCAATGTGTTTGTTCAAACCGCATTTATGTCCATGAAACGATCTATGATGAATTTGCCCGTAAATTTACGGAACGTTCGAAAGCACTCGTTGTCGGTGATGGCATTGATGAATCAACGAATATCGGTCCTTTAGTAAACGAAGCGGCAGTTGAAAAAGTAGATAGCCAAGTACAGGACGCAGTCGCTAAAGGCGCATTAGTGCTGTGCGGCGGCAATAATTACAATGAAGGATCTCTTTCGAAAGGAAGCTTCTATGCACCGACCGTACTCGGCAATGTAACCGAAGAAATGGTCATCACTTATGAGGAAACATTCGGACCTGTTGCACCGCTTATTAAATTCAGCGACGAAGATGAAGTAATCCAAAAAGCGAATGATATTGAATACGGACTAGTGGCCTACTTCTATACAAATGATGGGTCCCGTGTGCACCGAGTTGCAGAAAAACTGGAATACGGAATGGTCGGCATAAATGATGCAGCGCCATTTACAGCCCAGGCACCGTTCGGAGGTATTAAAGAAAGTGGATCCGGCAGAGAAGGCGGCAGACAGGGAATCGAAGACTATATCGATATTAAAACGATTTCCCACCAGATCCAATTATAA
- a CDS encoding 2-pyrone-4,6-dicarboxylate hydrolase, with amino-acid sequence MRIFDAHFHIIDYQFPIIESQGYMPPSYDVAAYSEETKDLSVQGGAIVSGSFQGFDQTYLLDSLKQLGPAFCGVTQLPYTVSDEEIEALHKNGVRALRFNIKRGGSEDLSKLDYFARRVHELVGWHSELYIDAKELPEIAATIEKLPAISIDHLGLSEEGLPHLLKLVDKGVRVKATGFGRVELDVKKTLPEIYSINPDALMFGTDLPSTRAKRPFEIADITLIQQLFDEQASDKIFYTNASAWYFGK; translated from the coding sequence ATGAGAATTTTTGACGCACATTTTCATATAATCGATTATCAGTTTCCGATTATCGAAAGTCAGGGATATATGCCGCCAAGTTATGACGTTGCAGCATATAGCGAAGAAACAAAAGATTTATCGGTTCAAGGCGGGGCAATTGTTTCAGGGTCATTTCAAGGATTTGATCAAACGTATTTACTTGATTCGCTAAAGCAGCTTGGTCCGGCATTTTGCGGTGTGACACAATTGCCGTATACAGTGTCAGACGAAGAAATCGAAGCATTGCATAAAAATGGTGTGAGAGCATTGCGTTTTAACATTAAACGCGGTGGCTCGGAAGATTTATCGAAGCTCGATTATTTTGCGAGACGTGTGCATGAATTGGTAGGCTGGCATAGCGAGCTGTATATCGATGCGAAAGAATTGCCTGAAATTGCTGCAACGATTGAGAAATTACCGGCTATTTCGATCGATCATCTTGGGTTATCCGAAGAAGGTCTGCCGCATTTACTGAAGCTGGTCGATAAAGGGGTACGTGTGAAAGCGACCGGTTTTGGCCGAGTTGAATTAGATGTAAAAAAAACACTGCCGGAAATTTACAGCATTAACCCGGATGCACTTATGTTCGGGACGGACTTGCCATCGACCCGGGCAAAACGACCATTTGAAATTGCGGACATTACGCTGATCCAGCAACTTTTTGATGAACAAGCTAGCGATAAAATCTTCTATACGAATGCGTCGGCTTGGTATTTTGGCAAATAA